A region from the Vicia villosa cultivar HV-30 ecotype Madison, WI linkage group LG3, Vvil1.0, whole genome shotgun sequence genome encodes:
- the LOC131593361 gene encoding vicilin-like translates to MAAITMKASFPLLMLLGIALLACVSSRSDQENPFIFESNRFQTLFENENGHIRVLQKFDQQSKIFENLQNYRLLEYKSKPHTIFLPQQTDADFILVVLNGKAILTVLKPDDRNSFNLERGDTIKLPAGTVAYLVNQDDDEDLRVLDLAIPINRPGQLQSFLLSGNQNQPSILSGFSKNILQASFNTDYEEIEKVLLEGHEKETQQRRSLRDKRQQSQEEDVIARLSRRQIEELSKNAKSSSKKSVSSEFEPFNLRSRNPIYSNKYGKFFEVTPEKNPQLQNLDILVNSVEIKEGSLLLPHYNSRAILIVTVNEGNGYFELVGQRNENQQGGRKEDDEEEEQVEEEINKQVQNYKAKLSQGDVFVIPAGHPVAVRASSNLNLLGFGINAENNQRNFLAGEEDNVISQIHRPVKDLAFPGSAQEVDRLLENQKQSYFANAQPQQRERGSHETRDRLSLILDAF, encoded by the exons ATGGCTGCTATTACAATGAAAGCTTCATTCCCACTTTTGATGTTGCTGGGAATTGCTTTACTAGCGTGTGTCTCTTCTAGATCTGATCAAGAGAATCCATTTATCTTCGAGTCTAACAGGTTTCAAACTCTTTTTGAAAATGAAAACGGTCACATCCGTGTTCTCCAAAAGTTTGACCAGCAATCCAAAAtatttgaaaatcttcaaaactacCGTCTTTTGGAATATAAGTCCAAACCTCACACCATATTTCTTCCCCAACAAACTGATGCCGATTTCATCCTTGTTGTCCTCAATG GAAAAGCTATACTCACAGTGTTGAAACCCGACGATAGAAACTCCTTCAACCTTGAGCGTGGAGACACGATAAAACTTCCTGCTGGCACCGTTGCTTATTTGGTTAACCAAGATGACGACGAAGATCTTAGAGTATTAGATCTTGCCATTCCCATAAATAGACCCGGCCAACTTCAG TCTTTCTTATTGTCTGGAAATCAAAACCAACCTTCCATCTTATCTGGGTTCAGCAAGAACATTCTACAGGCTTCCTTCAAT ACCGATTATGAAGAGATAGAGAAGGTTCTTTTGGAAGGGCACGAGAAAGAGACACAACAAAGAAGAAGCCTCAGGGATAAGAGGCAGCAGAGTCAAGAAGAGGATGTAATAGCCAGATTATCAAGGCGACAAATTGAGGAATTGAGTAAAAATGCAAAGTCTAGCTCCAAAAAAAGTGTATCCTCTGAATTTGAACCATTTAACTTAAGAAGTCGCAATCCTATCTATTCCAACAAGTATGGCAAATTCTTTGAAGTCACCCCAGAGAAAAATCCACAACTTCAAAACTTGGATATACTTGTTAATTCTGTTGAGATTAAGGAG GGATCTCTATTGTTGCCACACTACAATTCGAGGGCCATACTAATAGTAACAGTTAACGAAGGAAATGGATATTTTGAACTTGTGGGTCAAAGAAATGAAAACCAACAAGGGGGGAGAAAAGAAGACGACGAAGAAGAGGAACAAGTGGAAGAAGAGATAAACAAACAAGTGCAAAATTACAAAGCTAAGTTGTCTCAAGGAGATGTTTTTGTAATTCCAGCAGGTCATCCAGTTGCCGTAAGAGCTTCCTCAAATCTCAATTTGCTTGGATTTGGTATCAATGCTGAGAACAACCAAAGGAACTTTCTTGCAG GCGAGGAGGACAATGTGATTAGCCAGATACATCGACCAGTAAAAGATCTTGCATTCCCTGGATCAGCTCAAGAGGTTGATAGACTATTAGAAAATCAGAAACAATCTTACTTTGCAAATGCTCAACCTCAGCAAAGAGAGAGAGGAAGCCATGAAACAAGAGATCGCCTATCTTTGATTTTGGATGCTTTTTAA